A genomic stretch from Azospirillum formosense includes:
- a CDS encoding lysylphosphatidylglycerol synthase transmembrane domain-containing protein: MTASQRPRTFDLKGVIKVVGGIIVTALFVYVLYGAVDVDKVKHAISGIQIGWLVGALGFLTAAYVLKIARWFVMLRGLSSDISYRLCVAPFMISIALNNVLPMRAGDVVRVVAFRSRLGASGMALLGTMIVERVLDLVVLLAVFGLAVRFLPDGLVPPAIQSGFSILMMVIPTAAVAVLLLPGPLRLLLSKIGTSVPALSGLVGKIDETLAAMAILCRPARLASLLGLSLGAWACEGGVFVLTAVALGWTGGLASSFFALAVGTLSTLLPSSPGYVGTFHYFTTEALTVFGADRNLAAAFAIVVHLVLVGTTAIVGLAFLLANSLGGASPTVAALPETSNHN, encoded by the coding sequence GTGACAGCATCGCAACGGCCCAGGACCTTTGATTTGAAAGGCGTCATCAAAGTTGTCGGGGGCATTATTGTTACGGCTCTCTTTGTTTATGTCTTATATGGCGCCGTCGATGTCGACAAGGTGAAACACGCGATCAGCGGCATCCAAATCGGTTGGCTCGTCGGCGCGCTGGGCTTCCTGACGGCGGCGTACGTGCTCAAGATTGCCCGCTGGTTCGTGATGCTGCGCGGTCTCTCCTCGGACATCTCCTATCGTCTTTGCGTCGCTCCCTTCATGATCAGCATTGCGTTGAACAACGTGCTGCCCATGCGGGCCGGCGATGTCGTTCGGGTGGTCGCCTTCCGCAGCCGCCTCGGGGCGTCCGGCATGGCCCTGCTCGGCACCATGATCGTGGAACGGGTCCTCGATCTCGTGGTTCTGCTGGCCGTCTTCGGACTGGCCGTGCGTTTCCTGCCGGACGGGCTGGTGCCGCCGGCCATCCAATCCGGCTTTTCCATCCTGATGATGGTGATCCCCACGGCGGCCGTGGCGGTTCTTCTCCTGCCCGGCCCGCTGCGCCTTCTGCTCTCCAAGATCGGAACGTCCGTTCCGGCGCTGAGCGGCCTGGTCGGCAAGATCGACGAGACGCTGGCGGCCATGGCGATCCTGTGCCGTCCCGCGCGGCTGGCGTCCCTGCTCGGCCTGTCCTTGGGCGCCTGGGCCTGCGAGGGCGGCGTTTTCGTGCTGACCGCCGTGGCGCTCGGCTGGACGGGCGGTCTCGCCAGTTCCTTCTTCGCCTTGGCGGTCGGCACGCTGTCCACCTTGCTGCCCAGCTCTCCAGGCTATGTCGGCACCTTCCATTATTTCACAACGGAAGCGCTGACCGTCTTCGGGGCCGACCGCAACCTTGCGGCGGCTTTCGCCATCGTCGTGCATCTTGTTCTCGTGGGGACGACCGCGATCGTCGGCCTCGCCTTTCTTCTCGCCAACAGCTTGGGCGGAGCCTCTCCGACTGTTGCCGCTCTTCCCGAAACCTCGAATCATAACTGA
- the rfbF gene encoding glucose-1-phosphate cytidylyltransferase — protein MKVVILAGGLGTRISEETQTKPKPMIEVGGKPLLWHIMKIYSQNGFNDFVICLGYMGYYIKEYFSNYALHTSDVTFDFVTGETRQYNAVTEPWKVTLVDTGPNTMTGGRLKRVRPFIGDETFMLTYGDGVADVNIRQLAAFHRSHGKTATVTAVQPPGRFGVLEIDGDDKVRAFREKPRDEVGWINGGFFVLEPSAIDLIEGDATSWENEPLEQLANQGNLQAYKHRGFWQPVDTLRDKRQLEDLWASGAAPWKSWT, from the coding sequence ATGAAAGTTGTCATTCTTGCCGGAGGCCTTGGGACGCGTATTTCCGAAGAGACGCAGACCAAGCCGAAACCGATGATCGAAGTTGGTGGCAAGCCGCTTCTTTGGCATATCATGAAGATATACAGCCAAAACGGTTTCAATGATTTTGTGATTTGCCTGGGTTATATGGGGTATTATATTAAGGAATACTTTTCGAACTACGCTCTTCATACAAGCGACGTCACCTTCGATTTTGTGACGGGGGAGACCCGCCAGTACAACGCCGTGACCGAACCGTGGAAGGTCACGCTGGTGGACACCGGACCGAACACGATGACCGGCGGCCGCCTGAAGCGGGTCCGTCCCTTCATCGGCGACGAGACCTTCATGCTGACCTATGGAGACGGCGTGGCCGATGTGAACATCCGCCAGTTGGCCGCCTTCCACCGCAGCCACGGCAAGACGGCGACGGTCACGGCGGTTCAACCGCCCGGTCGTTTCGGTGTCCTGGAAATCGATGGCGACGACAAGGTGCGCGCCTTCCGCGAGAAGCCGCGCGACGAAGTGGGCTGGATCAACGGCGGCTTCTTCGTCCTGGAGCCCAGCGCTATCGATCTGATCGAGGGCGACGCCACGAGCTGGGAGAACGAGCCGCTGGAGCAACTCGCCAACCAGGGCAATCTGCAGGCGTACAAGCACCGGGGATTCTGGCAGCCCGTCGATACCCTGCGCGACAAGCGCCAGTTGGAGGACCTCTGGGCCTCCGGCGCGGCTCCCTGGAAAAGCTGGACTTGA
- the rfbD gene encoding dTDP-4-dehydrorhamnose reductase, which yields MRRVLLTGGDGQLGWEVARRAAAAGVLCRAAGRADLDITDRDAVRRMVGETDWSAVINAAAYTAVDRAETDAAAAYAVNRDGPAHLAGACAEAGVPLLHVSTDYVFDGSKAAPYREDDPVAPLGVYGASKLAGEEAVRSLCAQHIILRTAWVYGVHGHNFVKTMLRLGRERDRLRVVDDQRGCPTAAGDLADVLLTLAGRLGAGQAPESAFGTFHATGQGDTSWCGFARHIFALAESRLERIPAVDPITTADFPTPARRPANSVLDCDRLARVHGLRLRPWKDALAETLNSLLPPQPLPG from the coding sequence ATGAGGCGCGTTCTGCTGACCGGCGGCGACGGGCAACTCGGCTGGGAGGTGGCCCGCCGTGCCGCAGCGGCCGGTGTCCTGTGCCGGGCCGCCGGACGGGCGGATCTGGACATCACGGACCGCGACGCCGTCCGCCGCATGGTCGGGGAAACCGACTGGAGCGCGGTCATCAATGCCGCCGCCTACACGGCGGTGGACCGGGCGGAGACGGACGCCGCCGCGGCCTATGCCGTCAACCGGGATGGGCCGGCCCATCTGGCCGGCGCCTGCGCCGAGGCGGGCGTTCCGCTTCTGCATGTCTCCACCGATTATGTGTTCGACGGCAGCAAGGCGGCCCCCTACCGGGAAGACGATCCGGTGGCGCCGCTCGGCGTTTATGGCGCCAGCAAGCTGGCCGGCGAGGAAGCGGTGCGCAGCCTCTGCGCCCAGCACATCATCCTGCGCACCGCCTGGGTCTATGGCGTCCATGGACACAACTTCGTCAAGACCATGCTGCGGCTCGGCCGCGAACGCGACCGGCTTCGGGTCGTCGACGACCAGCGCGGTTGCCCGACCGCCGCCGGTGATCTGGCGGACGTCCTTCTGACGCTGGCCGGAAGGCTGGGCGCCGGACAGGCCCCGGAAAGCGCCTTCGGCACCTTCCACGCCACGGGGCAGGGGGATACGAGTTGGTGCGGCTTTGCCCGGCACATCTTCGCCCTGGCGGAGTCCCGGCTTGAGCGCATCCCTGCGGTGGACCCGATCACGACGGCAGACTTTCCGACCCCCGCGCGCCGGCCAGCGAATTCCGTGCTCGACTGCGACCGCTTGGCGCGCGTGCATGGCCTGAGGCTGCGCCCATGGAAAGACGCGCTTGCCGAAACGCTGAACAGCCTGCTGCCGCCCCAGCCGCTTCCTGGGTGA
- a CDS encoding glycosyltransferase, with the protein MTETKLISICVPVLNEEGNIEPLYKRISAVMEPLSDRYDFELVITDNHSTDRTFEELATLAQRDPRVRVIRFSRNFGFQKSILTNYRHARGAAAIQIDCDLQDPPELIARFIQLWEEGHKVVYGVRRSRPEESPVMSTTRKIFYRMIDALSEDHLPHDAGDFRLIDRVVLDELCKIEDQQPYIRGMIATLGFSQIGVPYDRSARAVGASKFKLRHLINLAADGILNHSVIPLRLATLMGAFMVLLSILGTLYYIVSRVFIRYDWPEGLASGSILLLLSIGMNAFFLGIIGEYIGRIYKNVKRSPFVIIESVIDRPRDGAITTTGQTDRAHAETLLADKIC; encoded by the coding sequence ATGACTGAAACCAAGCTGATCTCCATCTGCGTTCCCGTTCTCAACGAGGAAGGAAACATCGAGCCGCTGTACAAGCGGATCAGCGCGGTTATGGAGCCGTTGTCCGACCGCTATGATTTCGAGCTGGTCATCACGGACAACCACAGCACCGACCGGACCTTCGAGGAACTGGCCACGCTGGCGCAGCGCGACCCGCGGGTCCGGGTCATCCGCTTCTCGCGCAATTTCGGGTTCCAGAAGTCGATCCTCACCAACTACCGCCACGCTCGGGGGGCGGCGGCCATTCAGATCGACTGCGACCTTCAGGACCCGCCCGAGTTGATCGCCCGCTTCATCCAGCTGTGGGAGGAAGGGCACAAGGTGGTTTACGGCGTCCGCCGCTCGCGGCCGGAGGAATCCCCCGTGATGTCCACCACGCGCAAGATCTTCTACCGGATGATCGACGCGCTCAGCGAGGATCATCTCCCGCACGACGCCGGCGACTTCCGCCTGATCGACCGCGTCGTGCTGGACGAGCTGTGCAAGATCGAGGACCAGCAGCCCTACATTCGCGGCATGATCGCGACGCTGGGCTTCTCCCAAATCGGCGTGCCCTACGACCGCAGCGCCCGTGCCGTGGGCGCCAGCAAGTTCAAACTGCGTCACCTGATCAATCTGGCGGCCGACGGAATCCTCAACCATTCCGTCATTCCGCTTCGGCTGGCCACCTTGATGGGCGCCTTCATGGTGCTGCTGTCCATTCTCGGCACGCTCTATTACATCGTCAGCCGCGTCTTCATCCGCTATGACTGGCCGGAAGGCTTGGCGAGCGGCAGTATTCTCCTTCTTCTTTCGATTGGAATGAATGCGTTCTTCCTCGGAATCATAGGGGAATACATTGGAAGGATTTACAAGAATGTAAAGCGCTCGCCTTTTGTCATCATCGAGAGTGTCATCGATCGGCCGCGAGATGGTGCGATCACGACAACCGGCCAAACAGACCGGGCGCATGCGGAAACTTTGCTCGCCGATAAGATCTGCTGA
- a CDS encoding NAD(P)-dependent oxidoreductase — MTFSSALVTGGSGFIGSALVRALTEAGVAVTCLVRGDAPAPPGCSVLRVPSLSQAGAVDPGDRRVDVVFHLAAYGVAPEQRSPEAMFDANVAGTRAMVELSRRMGARAFVYSGSCSEYADCGPAGQGVRLREEAPLTATALYGASKAAGGLVGQSMAASAGLAFQWLRLFGVYGPGEGPNRLIPYILRRLSAGETVDLTPGEQMRDMLFIGDVVEGLIAAAEAALQGRLGPMNLCSGQATSIRSVAEEVAAALGCRPDRFNFGARPYRPDDIMWMVGDNGRFVASTAWRPKVGLKDGIRETIAAFHAHGSALR, encoded by the coding sequence ATGACCTTCTCCAGCGCGCTGGTGACCGGGGGAAGCGGCTTCATCGGCTCGGCTCTGGTGCGGGCCTTGACGGAAGCCGGGGTCGCGGTCACCTGTCTCGTCCGCGGCGACGCTCCCGCTCCGCCGGGCTGTTCCGTCCTGCGCGTGCCGTCGCTGAGCCAAGCCGGGGCGGTCGATCCGGGTGACCGGCGCGTCGATGTGGTCTTTCACCTGGCCGCCTACGGGGTCGCTCCGGAGCAGCGGTCCCCCGAAGCGATGTTCGACGCCAACGTGGCCGGCACCCGGGCCATGGTCGAACTGTCCCGGCGGATGGGGGCGCGGGCCTTCGTGTACAGTGGGTCCTGTTCGGAATACGCCGATTGCGGGCCGGCGGGCCAGGGCGTTCGGCTGCGTGAGGAAGCGCCCTTGACCGCGACGGCGCTCTACGGCGCCAGCAAGGCCGCCGGAGGGCTGGTCGGCCAATCCATGGCGGCGAGCGCCGGCTTGGCGTTCCAATGGCTGCGTCTGTTCGGGGTGTATGGCCCCGGCGAAGGACCGAACCGCCTGATCCCCTACATCCTTCGCCGCCTTTCCGCGGGTGAGACGGTGGATCTGACGCCGGGTGAGCAGATGCGCGACATGCTGTTCATCGGGGATGTGGTGGAAGGGCTGATTGCCGCCGCCGAAGCCGCCTTGCAGGGGCGGCTCGGTCCGATGAACCTGTGCTCCGGACAGGCCACCTCCATCCGTTCCGTTGCCGAAGAGGTGGCCGCCGCCCTTGGCTGCCGGCCCGACCGGTTCAACTTCGGCGCGCGGCCCTACCGTCCGGACGACATCATGTGGATGGTCGGGGACAACGGCCGGTTCGTTGCGTCCACCGCCTGGAGGCCAAAGGTCGGGCTGAAGGATGGCATCCGGGAAACAATCGCGGCTTTTCACGCTCATGGAAGCGCCCTGAGATGA
- a CDS encoding polysaccharide pyruvyl transferase family protein, translating into MTQGIDIHLFSAAGHNNYGDDLITEMWLEKLRNAKAKISLYCGGAFKPDAVYKNLSGIHNFWNGVEKIPSMTGDKDLVILTGGGYSNILFDVSPRLFRAIARAPANSVIWTGADIFPQSDETMALLENCRSSFRFVETRDKTSCDLFNRAGIKARCGVDDIFMFPKSRIAEVFPSENRNLILNVQNQFVDSASLNDVTKMIEHRFASEGFDRIVSYELCRDSDSDIAEILLKKGLPVSIVTRDMIGNRSLRIPSKSKYITTRFHFHLAMCRIGAEGTCISLNEYYDNKHRAVIEHFPKAKRSIVWSTKANETISYYKNFPWISSFRDGNLMKRKRGTVAETIEGFL; encoded by the coding sequence GTGACCCAAGGAATAGATATTCATTTATTTAGCGCCGCCGGTCACAACAATTACGGCGACGATCTGATCACAGAAATGTGGCTTGAGAAGCTGCGCAACGCGAAAGCGAAAATCTCTTTGTATTGTGGCGGGGCGTTCAAACCTGACGCAGTCTATAAAAATCTTTCGGGAATCCATAATTTTTGGAATGGTGTTGAAAAAATTCCGAGCATGACGGGAGACAAGGACCTCGTCATTCTTACCGGTGGCGGATATTCAAATATACTTTTCGATGTTTCGCCACGTTTGTTTCGTGCGATCGCTCGCGCGCCAGCCAACTCTGTGATTTGGACAGGGGCTGACATCTTTCCGCAAAGCGATGAAACCATGGCGCTCTTGGAGAACTGCCGATCGTCTTTCCGTTTTGTGGAAACACGCGACAAAACATCTTGTGATCTTTTCAATCGTGCCGGAATCAAGGCGCGCTGTGGCGTCGATGACATTTTCATGTTTCCAAAGTCAAGAATCGCTGAGGTTTTCCCGAGTGAAAATAGAAACCTCATTTTGAACGTTCAAAATCAATTCGTCGACAGTGCGTCGTTGAATGACGTAACGAAGATGATTGAGCATCGTTTCGCGTCTGAAGGTTTCGACAGAATCGTTTCGTATGAATTGTGCAGAGACTCGGACAGCGACATAGCTGAGATTTTGCTGAAAAAAGGGCTCCCCGTGTCGATTGTCACTCGCGACATGATTGGCAACAGGTCCTTGAGAATACCAAGCAAATCAAAATACATAACGACGCGATTCCATTTCCATCTGGCCATGTGCCGTATTGGAGCGGAAGGAACCTGCATATCCCTTAACGAATATTACGACAACAAGCATAGGGCCGTGATTGAACACTTTCCCAAGGCCAAGAGAAGCATTGTGTGGTCGACAAAAGCGAATGAGACCATTTCATATTACAAGAATTTCCCGTGGATTTCCTCTTTTCGAGACGGAAATCTAATGAAGCGCAAACGGGGTACGGTCGCCGAGACCATTGAGGGCTTTCTGTAA
- the rfbG gene encoding CDP-glucose 4,6-dehydratase, which yields MSILREFYAGKRVLVTGHTGFKGGWLCAWLKRCGAEVTGLSLPPEEGRPSLFEEARIAEGMTSVIGDIRSLEPVAQVFDRAQPEIVFHLAAQALVRRSYREPVETFASNVMGTVHVLEAARSCPSVRSIVAVTTDKCYENREWVWGYRETDALGGKDPYSASKACAELVASAYRQTMFAKDGRVRMATARGGNVIGGGDWSEDRIVPDIVAAILAGEPIVLRNPQATRPWQHVLELVRGYLTLAHRLHQEDGMDVATAWNFGPGMRNEANVGTLTERFIASWGGNPIEVRHVPSALPEANFLKLDIAQAMARLNWHPALDFDETVRLTAEWYRAHSENPGATSSLLDRQLADYMERTGA from the coding sequence ATGAGCATTCTGCGGGAATTCTATGCGGGCAAGCGCGTTCTGGTCACCGGTCACACCGGCTTCAAGGGGGGCTGGCTGTGCGCTTGGCTGAAACGCTGCGGGGCTGAGGTCACCGGCCTTTCGCTGCCGCCGGAGGAGGGCCGGCCCAGCCTCTTCGAAGAGGCGCGGATCGCCGAGGGCATGACCTCCGTCATCGGCGACATCCGAAGCCTGGAGCCCGTCGCCCAGGTCTTCGATCGCGCGCAGCCCGAGATCGTCTTCCATCTGGCCGCCCAGGCTCTGGTCCGCCGTTCCTACCGGGAGCCGGTCGAGACCTTCGCCTCGAACGTCATGGGGACGGTCCATGTCCTGGAGGCCGCCCGCTCCTGCCCGTCGGTGCGCAGCATCGTCGCCGTCACGACCGACAAATGCTACGAGAACCGGGAGTGGGTGTGGGGCTACCGCGAAACCGACGCTCTCGGCGGCAAGGATCCTTACAGCGCCAGCAAGGCCTGTGCGGAGCTGGTGGCCTCCGCCTATCGCCAGACGATGTTCGCCAAGGACGGGCGGGTCCGGATGGCGACCGCGCGCGGCGGCAACGTCATTGGCGGCGGTGACTGGTCGGAGGACCGGATCGTTCCCGACATCGTCGCGGCCATTCTGGCCGGCGAGCCGATCGTGCTGCGCAATCCGCAGGCGACCCGTCCCTGGCAGCATGTCCTCGAACTCGTCCGCGGCTACCTGACGCTCGCCCATCGCCTCCATCAGGAGGACGGGATGGACGTCGCCACGGCGTGGAACTTCGGCCCCGGGATGCGCAACGAGGCGAATGTCGGGACGCTGACGGAGCGCTTCATCGCCTCCTGGGGCGGAAACCCCATCGAGGTCCGGCATGTTCCCTCGGCGCTGCCCGAGGCGAACTTCCTCAAGCTGGACATCGCCCAGGCGATGGCGCGGCTCAACTGGCATCCGGCGCTCGATTTCGACGAGACCGTCAGGCTGACGGCCGAATGGTACCGCGCGCATTCCGAGAATCCCGGTGCGACGTCATCCCTGCTCGACCGGCAGCTCGCCGACTACATGGAGCGGACCGGGGCATGA
- a CDS encoding NAD(P)/FAD-dependent oxidoreductase: MPATNHPRHVVVIGAGFTGLSAAYELCKAGHRVTVLESDSEPGGLAAGFDIGGSVLERFYHHWFTNDRYVTDLVEELGETENIVYRQTRTGMYYAKNFFRLSSPMDVLRFNPLGLIDRIRLGLLVFQVRLVKDWRTIEHLTAKDWLIGLCGKEVYRVVWEPLLVGKFGAFADQVSAVWFWKKLVLRGGSRAKGGAEMLAYYRGGFAALANSLAARVTELGGTIRYSTPARGLRVENGRVSGVETADGTIDADAVLCTPALPIVADLMAPHDAAYAERLRRVKYLANVCLVLQLDRSLSETYWLNVNDPSFPFVGIIEHTNFEPASSYGGKHIVYLSRYLPESDPLYRMDRDEMLNYALPHVQRMFPSFDRSWIKGHDVWRAAYAQPIAEPHYSRIMPSADTPVAGVHLATMAQIYPEDRGTNYAIRDGRAIGIKIAEQLASTRPQAVPA, from the coding sequence ATGCCCGCGACCAACCATCCCCGTCACGTCGTCGTCATCGGTGCTGGCTTCACCGGTCTGTCGGCCGCCTATGAACTGTGCAAGGCGGGCCATCGCGTCACCGTCCTGGAAAGCGACAGCGAGCCCGGCGGGCTGGCCGCGGGTTTCGATATCGGCGGCTCGGTCCTTGAGCGCTTCTATCATCACTGGTTCACCAACGACCGCTACGTCACCGATCTGGTGGAGGAGTTGGGCGAGACCGAGAACATCGTTTACCGCCAGACCCGCACCGGCATGTATTACGCGAAGAATTTCTTTCGCCTGAGCAGCCCGATGGACGTTCTGCGCTTCAACCCGCTCGGCCTGATCGACCGCATTCGTCTGGGCCTGCTGGTCTTCCAGGTTCGCCTGGTCAAGGACTGGCGCACCATCGAGCATCTGACCGCCAAGGATTGGCTGATCGGGTTGTGCGGCAAGGAGGTCTACCGCGTCGTCTGGGAGCCGCTGCTGGTCGGCAAGTTCGGCGCCTTCGCCGATCAGGTTTCGGCGGTCTGGTTCTGGAAGAAGCTGGTCCTGCGCGGCGGCAGCCGGGCGAAGGGCGGCGCCGAGATGCTCGCCTACTACCGGGGCGGCTTCGCCGCCCTGGCCAACAGCCTGGCGGCGCGCGTGACCGAACTCGGCGGCACGATCCGCTACTCGACCCCGGCCCGGGGCCTGCGTGTCGAGAACGGGCGGGTCTCCGGTGTCGAGACCGCCGACGGCACGATCGACGCCGACGCCGTCCTGTGCACCCCGGCCCTGCCGATCGTCGCCGATCTGATGGCGCCGCATGACGCCGCCTACGCCGAGCGGCTGCGGCGGGTCAAGTATCTCGCCAACGTCTGCCTGGTCCTGCAGCTCGACCGCAGCCTGTCCGAGACCTACTGGCTCAACGTGAACGACCCGAGCTTCCCCTTCGTCGGGATCATCGAGCACACCAACTTCGAGCCGGCGAGCTCCTACGGTGGAAAGCACATCGTCTATCTGTCGCGGTACCTGCCGGAAAGCGATCCGCTCTACCGCATGGACAGGGACGAGATGCTGAACTACGCCCTGCCGCACGTCCAGCGGATGTTCCCGTCGTTCGACCGGTCCTGGATCAAAGGCCACGACGTGTGGCGGGCGGCCTATGCCCAGCCGATCGCCGAACCGCATTACTCCCGCATCATGCCGTCGGCCGACACGCCCGTGGCGGGGGTCCATCTCGCGACCATGGCGCAGATCTATCCGGAGGACCGGGGCACCAATTACGCCATTCGCGACGGGCGGGCGATCGGCATCAAGATCGCGGAACAGTTGGCTTCCACCCGTCCCCAAGCCGTTCCGGCCTGA
- the asnB gene encoding asparagine synthase (glutamine-hydrolyzing) produces MCGIAGILDLDGRFSSRDLAAIVSAMTDSLQHRGPDDQGVWVAPGGRCVLGHRRLSIIDTSAAARQPMVDDAGSAITYNGELYNYLELRKEVVRNGAELRTRSDTEVFLAGLAQQGNEWFPKVDAMFALAFFDSKRRHLILARDAFGEKPLYYTVQNGLFAFASELQALTCIPGFDATVDDEAIGLYLSFQYVPAPRTIYRFCRKLPPGCHLTIDETGVHEPIRYYTFSTSAGVEATTSLDEEADRLEEILLLSLRRRLLSDVPLGAFLSGGVDSSTAVALITRKLGLPIRTFSIGFEGTENTEHEAARAIARHLGTDHLDQLVSPVDIARMSSFIAGQLDEPNGDSSCMPTYLLSELARKHVTVAISGDGGDEIFGGYDRYFHCQEAALQNHERIKAGTWHIGRDYYSSRILIFDDRDLSLLCGGMPAAAATALKTLRGRIDDDPRPLVNVLRELDAGNYLPGAVLPKVDRMSMRHSLEVRTPYLSVDVAAFGARLPAAHISAGRNGKLVLKRLASRYLPADWMARPKMGFGLPMLNWAGPDLATRTLALLSESEARLPCWIPREGIRAFFEQRGPSISVYQLWSLLILEHWLRNHPAEPANGPVRRLSKA; encoded by the coding sequence ATGTGCGGCATTGCAGGAATATTGGATCTCGACGGGCGATTTTCCTCCAGGGATCTGGCTGCGATCGTGTCCGCCATGACGGACAGCCTGCAACACCGCGGACCCGATGATCAGGGCGTCTGGGTGGCGCCCGGCGGACGTTGCGTTCTGGGACACCGGCGCTTGAGCATCATCGACACGTCGGCCGCCGCCCGGCAGCCGATGGTGGACGACGCGGGATCGGCCATCACCTATAATGGAGAGCTGTACAACTACCTCGAGCTGCGCAAAGAAGTCGTCCGCAATGGCGCCGAATTGCGGACGCGGTCCGATACCGAGGTCTTCCTCGCCGGGCTCGCGCAGCAGGGAAATGAATGGTTTCCCAAGGTCGACGCCATGTTTGCCTTGGCTTTCTTCGACTCGAAGCGCCGCCATCTCATCCTGGCGCGTGACGCTTTCGGCGAAAAGCCGCTGTACTACACTGTTCAGAACGGGCTTTTCGCCTTCGCCTCGGAACTCCAGGCCCTGACCTGCATTCCTGGCTTCGATGCCACCGTGGACGACGAGGCCATCGGCCTTTATCTCTCATTCCAATACGTGCCGGCGCCGCGCACGATCTACCGGTTCTGCCGCAAGCTGCCGCCGGGCTGTCATCTTACGATCGACGAGACCGGCGTCCATGAACCCATCCGCTATTACACCTTCTCCACCAGCGCCGGGGTCGAGGCGACCACGTCCCTGGACGAGGAGGCGGACCGGCTCGAAGAGATCCTGCTGCTCTCCCTGCGCCGCCGCCTGTTGAGTGATGTCCCGCTCGGCGCCTTCCTGTCGGGAGGCGTCGATTCCTCGACGGCTGTGGCGCTCATCACCCGGAAGCTGGGACTCCCGATCCGAACCTTCTCGATCGGCTTCGAAGGCACGGAGAACACCGAGCACGAAGCCGCGCGGGCCATCGCCAGACATCTGGGCACCGACCATCTTGATCAGCTCGTGTCCCCCGTGGACATCGCGCGCATGTCCTCCTTCATCGCCGGCCAGCTGGACGAACCCAACGGCGACAGCTCGTGCATGCCGACCTACCTTCTTTCCGAACTGGCCAGGAAACACGTTACCGTCGCCATTTCCGGCGACGGCGGCGATGAAATCTTCGGTGGGTATGACCGCTACTTCCATTGCCAGGAAGCCGCGCTGCAAAATCACGAACGGATCAAGGCCGGTACATGGCACATCGGACGCGATTATTATTCATCGCGCATCCTGATTTTCGATGATCGCGATCTCTCCCTCCTGTGCGGCGGAATGCCGGCGGCGGCGGCAACGGCGCTGAAGACGTTGCGCGGCCGGATCGACGACGACCCCCGCCCGCTGGTGAACGTCCTGCGCGAACTCGATGCCGGGAACTACCTGCCGGGGGCCGTCCTTCCTAAGGTCGACCGCATGAGCATGCGGCACAGCCTGGAAGTGCGCACACCCTACCTGTCGGTGGACGTCGCCGCGTTCGGGGCCCGTCTGCCCGCCGCCCACATCAGCGCCGGCCGGAACGGGAAGCTCGTCCTCAAACGGCTCGCGTCGCGCTATCTGCCGGCCGATTGGATGGCCCGCCCCAAGATGGGGTTTGGGTTGCCGATGCTCAATTGGGCCGGGCCGGATCTCGCGACACGGACGTTGGCTCTCCTGTCGGAGTCGGAGGCCCGCCTGCCCTGCTGGATTCCGCGGGAAGGCATCCGCGCCTTTTTCGAGCAGCGGGGGCCGTCGATTTCCGTCTATCAGCTCTGGAGCCTGCTGATTCTGGAACATTGGCTGCGCAACCACCCGGCGGAACCGGCGAACGGACCCGTCCGCAGACTGTCCAAGGCATGA